In Passer domesticus isolate bPasDom1 unplaced genomic scaffold, bPasDom1.hap1 HAP1_SCAFFOLD_96, whole genome shotgun sequence, a genomic segment contains:
- the LOC135293257 gene encoding zinc finger protein 541-like has product MLLSGGPPTAQGHPLADYHYAGSDRWTPEEKEAFQKAFHTYGKDFHLVQKQIPSKTVAQCVEYYYCWKKEQKLASSTLAQTAGKRKRRKSPPRKETGETGKRSRKRAGS; this is encoded by the exons atgttgctctcaggggggcctccaacagctcaaggccatcccttggctgattatcattacGCAG gctctgatagatggacacctgaggagaaggaggccttccaaaaggctttccacacctacggcaaggatttccatctcgtccagaagcag atcccaagtaagaccgtggcacagtgtgtggagtactactactgctggaaaaaagagcagaaacttgccagcagcactcttgctcag actgcgggcaaacggaagaggaggaaaagccctcccaggaaggagactggggagaccgggaagagaagccgcaagcgggctggcagc